From the genome of Vicia villosa cultivar HV-30 ecotype Madison, WI linkage group LG2, Vvil1.0, whole genome shotgun sequence, one region includes:
- the LOC131646821 gene encoding probable pectate lyase 4, with amino-acid sequence MISQSTNYAQWHFILTIAMIIFFIQKISCAKQSELMGLNMNMIDRCWRSNPEWRGQRQQIAICSIGYVGKMTNNIGKDLIQYEVTDPNDDPINPKLGTLRYGASVIQGKVWITFKKDMNIRLVKPLLISSFTTIDGRGVNVHIANNACLMIFKATNIIIHSIRIHHCKAQASGMVMGPNGKVINLGPVDGDAIRLVTASRIWIDHNTLYDCEDGLLDVTRGSSNVTISNNWFREQDKVMLLGHDDGYVRDKNMKVTVVYNHFGPNCNQRMPRIRHGYAHVANNLYLGWMQYAIGGSMGPSLKSESNLFIAPKVGSKEVTWRQNDQTNKDKWEFHSVRDAFENGASFVVTNGGRVQKPNYRQEEDFKVVDVKSVRSLTRSSGALKCTKTSLC; translated from the exons ATGATATCTCAAAGTACCAATTATGCCCAATGGCATTTTATTTTGACCATTGCGATGATTATctttttcattcaaaaaattagTTGTGCCAAACAATCTGAATTAATGGGTTTAAATATGAATATGATTGATCGTTGTTGGAGGTCAAATCCTGAATGGAGGGGGCAAAGACAACAAATAGCAATTTGCTCTATAGGTTATGTTGGAAAGATGACAAACAATATTGGTAAAGACCTCATACAATATGAAGTTACTGACCCAAATGATGATCCTATAAACCCCAAACTAGGTACATTGAGATACGGAGCCTCTGTAATTCAAGGTAAAGTATGGATCACATTTAAAAAAGACATGAACATTAGACTCGTCAAACCCCTTCTCATTAGCAGTTTCACTACCATCGATGGTCGCGGTGTCAATGTCCACATTGCTAATAATGCATGTTTGATGATATTCAAG GCCACCAACATAATCATTCATAGCATTCGAATTCATCACTGCAAAGCTCAAGCCTCGGGGATGGTGATGGGACCTAATGGAAAGGTAATTAATTTAGGTCCAGTAGATGGAGACGCAATAAGATTGGTCACTGCTTCAAGAATTTGGATTGACCATAATACACTTTATGATTGTGAAGATGGTCTTCTTGATGTCACCCGAGGTTCTAGTAACGTAACTATATCCAATAATTGGTTTAGAGAACAAGATAAGGTTATGCTTCTTGGTCATGATGATGGATATGTGAGAGACAAAAACATGAAAGTCACTGTTGTGTACAATCACTTTGGACCTAATTGCAACCAAAGAATGCCTAG GATTCGCCATGGATATGCACATGTAGCCAACAATCTTTACTTAGGATGGATGCAATATGCCATTGGTGGAAGTATGGGGCCTAGTCTAAAAAGTGAGTCTAATCTCTTCATAGCACCAAAAGTTGGAAGCAAAGAG GTAACATGGAGACAAAATGATCAAACAAATAAGGACAAATGGGAATTTCATTCCGTAAGGGATGCTTTTGAAAACGGAGCCTCTTTTGTAGTAACCAATGGTGGACGTGTGCAAAAGCCAAATTATAGACAAGAAGAAGATTTTAAAGTTGTTGATGTTAAATCTGTTAGATCATTGACAAGATCATCAGGCGCACTTAAATGCACTAAAACATCTTTGTGTTGA
- the LOC131646822 gene encoding lysM domain receptor-like kinase 4, with the protein MHLFPFIFPLLFFFFITNISINLGQQPYIGLSTTACPRKGDSKSIRGYTCNGQTHTCQAYLTFRSQPIYSSVSTISSLLGSNPSQLAEINSVSLNETFETNKMVIVPVNCSCSGNYYQANTSYVFQNTDTYFLVANNTFEGLSTCQALMHENHNPADIYPGRKLLVPLRCACPTKNQTENNIKYLLSYLVDWGDSVAFISGKFGVNFKTTLVANTLTLTQSTIYPFTTLLVPLFDKPKSSQIQAHQQPSPSSTSPSSSPSTDRKSKKTLVYVVVGVLGGLVVIGLALILFALFFFKKGKEKDDFSVNVSESTIYSAKEKPVKKEEEKLLESIISGIGQSFKVYDFEEIKVATDDFSPSFLIKGCVYRGVIKGDLAAIKKTEGDVSKEIQILNKVNHSNVIRLSGVSFNEGHWYLVYEYAANGSLSDWIFSNKKMSDEKFLSWIQRMKIALDVATGVEYLHSFTSPPYIHKDLKCTNVLLDNDFKAKVASLRLARCVGGLDNDDDEQFVATRHIVGTRGYMAPEYLENGIVSTKLDVYAFGVLMLEIVTGKEVAAILAEGNENLIDFLSGDEKLKDLIDSSLRGNYPFELAMFVIEIVENCLKKDPGNRPTMDEIVSALSRTLNSSLSWEMSVNVAR; encoded by the coding sequence ATGCATCTCTTTCCCTTCATTTTCCctctcttattcttcttcttcatcaccaaCATCTCCATCAACCTAGGACAACAACCTTACATTGGCCTATCCACAACAGCCTGTCCTCGAAAAGGCGACTCCAAATCAATCCGCGGCTACACATGTAACGGCCAAACTCACACATGCCAagcatacctcaccttcagatcccAACCAATTTACAGTTCAGTTTCAACCATATCATCCTTACTAGGCTCAAACCCTTCTCAACTCGCCGAAATCAACTCAGTTTCCTTAAACGAAACCTTCGAAACAAACAAAATGGTAATTGTTCCAGTCAACTGTTCTTGTTCTGGTAACTACTACCAAGCAAACACTTCCTATGTTTTTCAAAACACAGACACTTATTTCCTAGTTGCTAACAACACTTTCGAAGGCCTTTCGACTTGTCAAGCTTTGATGCATGAGAATCATAACCCTGCTGATATATATCCTGGTAGAAAATTGCTTGTTCCTCTTAGATGTGCTTGTCCTACAAAGAATCAAACTGAAAACAACATTAAGTATCTCTTAAGCTATTTGGTTGATTGGGGTGATTCTGTTGCATTCATTAGTGGAAAATTTGGTGTTAATTTCAAAACCACTCTTGTAGCTAATACACTTACTTTAACACAGTCTACAATTTATCCTTTTACAACACTTCTTGTTCCTCTTTTTGATAAGCCTAAGAGTTCTCAAATTCAAGCACATCAACAACCTTCTCCTTCGTCAACCTCGCCTTCCTCTTCTCCTTCGACCGATAGAAAATCGAAAAAAACTTTGGTTTATGTTGTGGTTGGAGTACTTGGAGGACTAGTAGTTATAGGTTTAGcattaattctatttgctttatttttcttcaaaaagggTAAAGAGAAAGATGATTTTTCGGTGAATGTTTCGGAGAGTACTATTTATTCGGCGAAAGAGAAGCCtgtgaagaaagaagaagaaaaattgttAGAGAGTATTATATCTGGTATAGGCCAATCTTTCAAAGTGTATGATTTTGAGGAAATTAAGGTTGCAACAGATGATTTTAGTCCAAGTTTTTTGATCAAAGGTTGTGTTTATCGCGGTGTGATTAAAGGCGATTTGGCAGCAATTAAGAAAACAGAAGGAGATGTTTCGAAAGAGATACAAATTTTGAACAAAGTTAACCATTCTAATGTTATTCGTCTTTCGGGCGTTAGCTTCAATGAAGGACATTGGTATCTAGTTTATGAATATGCTGCGAATGGATCGTTAAGCGATTGGATATTTTCTAACAAGAAAATGAGTGATGAGAAGTTTCTTAGTTGGATTCAGAGAATGAAGATTGCATTGGATGTTGCAACAGGAGTTGAATATCTTCATAGTTTCACTTCACCTCCATATATTCATAAGGATCTAAAGTGTACTAATGTTCTTCTGGACAATGATTTCAAGGCAAAGGTTGCGAGTTTAAGGCTCGCGAGATGTGTGGGAGGATtggataatgatgatgatgaacaatTTGTTGCTACAAGACATATTGTTGGGACAAGAGGTTACATGGCACCGGAGTATTTGGAAAACGGAATTGTTTCTACGAAGCTTGATGTTTATGCGTTCGGTGTGTTGATGTTGGAAATCGTCACGGGGAAAGAGGTTGCTGCTATTCTAGCAGAAGGTAATGAGAATCTGATAGATTTTTTAAGTGGTGATGAGAAGCTGAAGGACTTGATTGATTCTTCGTTGCGAGGAAATTATCCATTTGAACTTGCAATGTTTGTGATTGAAATTGTTGAGAATTGTTTGAAGAAGGATCCGGGAAATCGTCCTACGATGGATGAGATTGTATCGGCTTTGTCAAGAACGTTGAACTCTTCATTGAGTTGGGAAATGTCAGTGAATGTTGCTAGATAG